In a single window of the Cupriavidus basilensis genome:
- a CDS encoding xanthine dehydrogenase family protein molybdopterin-binding subunit, whose translation MSPGAQRDALLQARGVLLVTRAPQAAPRPAPGQPGAASDYIAAQPDMFVAVRDTGEILAFNGHVDLGTGIRTALAQIVAEELEVPAARVAMTLGHTEATPNQGPTIASATIQISALPLRRAAAQAMAWLRERAAQRLGVAPEALIAEDGRLRLRGAGNENAEGLAYGDLLAGEHIELPLADAIATKPVSEYRVVGRPAPRVDIPAKATAQLTFVHDVRVPGMLHGRVVRPPYAGRDSGGFVGTSLRGVDRASIRDVRGVVDVVVQGDFIGVVAQREEQAMQAARRLRVDWKPAPPLPPLSEPEDTEAALRANPATRRTLVDEGDAQGAFDCAERILSRGYAWPYQMHGSIGPSCAVADYREDGLTVWSGTQNPHVLRIDLARLTGLDEGCIEIVRMEAAGCYGRNCADDVCADAVLLSRAVRRPVRVQLSREQEHLWEPKGAAQLMDVRGAVGPDGELLAYDFVSRYPSNDAPTLALLLTGVVDNAPRMLQMGDRTAVPPYQYAATRIGCDDTPAIVRASWLRGVSALPNVFAHESFIDELAHEAGADPLAYRLRHLPDARATDLLRALAAHAGWREGARGTRGQPDADGLLRGRGVAYARYIHSKFPGFGAAWAAWVVDLTVAPETGQIVVERLVVAQDTGMMVNPDGVRHQVQGNVVQALGRVLKEQVRFDASGVASREWGSYPLLTFPELPPIEVLLMPRQEEAPMGAGESASLPGAPAIANALFDATGVRLRRAPFTPEAVLAALAGQPA comes from the coding sequence ATGTCCCCGGGCGCGCAGCGCGACGCCCTGCTGCAGGCGCGCGGCGTGCTGCTGGTGACGCGCGCGCCGCAAGCGGCGCCGCGGCCCGCGCCCGGCCAGCCCGGCGCGGCCTCCGACTACATCGCCGCGCAGCCCGACATGTTCGTGGCGGTGCGCGACACCGGCGAGATCCTGGCCTTCAACGGGCACGTTGACCTGGGCACCGGCATCCGCACCGCGCTGGCGCAGATCGTGGCCGAGGAGCTGGAGGTGCCGGCGGCGCGCGTGGCGATGACGCTGGGCCATACCGAAGCAACGCCCAACCAGGGCCCCACCATTGCCAGCGCCACCATCCAGATCTCGGCGCTGCCGCTGCGCCGCGCGGCAGCGCAGGCCATGGCCTGGCTGCGCGAGCGCGCGGCGCAGCGCCTTGGCGTGGCGCCCGAAGCGCTGATCGCCGAAGATGGCCGCCTGCGCTTGCGCGGCGCAGGCAATGAGAACGCCGAAGGCCTGGCCTACGGCGACCTGCTGGCCGGCGAGCATATCGAGCTGCCGCTGGCCGACGCCATTGCCACCAAGCCGGTCAGCGAATACCGCGTGGTCGGGCGCCCCGCGCCCCGCGTGGACATTCCCGCCAAGGCCACGGCACAGCTCACCTTCGTGCACGATGTGCGCGTGCCTGGCATGCTGCACGGCCGCGTGGTGCGCCCACCCTACGCCGGGCGCGATAGCGGTGGCTTTGTCGGCACCAGCCTGCGCGGCGTCGACCGCGCGTCGATCCGCGATGTGCGCGGTGTCGTCGACGTGGTGGTGCAGGGCGATTTCATCGGCGTGGTGGCGCAGCGCGAGGAGCAGGCCATGCAGGCGGCGCGCCGCCTGCGCGTGGACTGGAAGCCGGCGCCGCCGTTGCCCCCGCTCAGCGAGCCGGAAGACACCGAGGCCGCGCTGCGTGCCAATCCCGCGACGCGCCGCACGCTGGTGGACGAGGGCGACGCCCAAGGCGCCTTCGACTGCGCCGAGCGGATACTGTCGCGCGGCTACGCGTGGCCCTACCAGATGCACGGCTCCATCGGCCCGTCCTGCGCCGTGGCGGACTACCGCGAGGATGGCCTCACGGTCTGGTCCGGCACGCAAAACCCGCATGTGCTGCGCATCGACCTGGCGCGCCTGACCGGCCTGGATGAAGGCTGCATCGAGATCGTGCGGATGGAAGCCGCCGGCTGCTATGGCCGTAACTGCGCCGACGACGTTTGCGCCGATGCGGTGCTGCTGTCGCGCGCGGTGAGGCGCCCGGTGCGGGTGCAGCTCAGCCGCGAGCAGGAACATCTCTGGGAGCCCAAGGGCGCGGCGCAGCTGATGGATGTGCGCGGCGCCGTTGGCCCCGATGGCGAGTTGCTGGCCTACGATTTCGTCAGCCGCTATCCATCCAACGACGCGCCCACGCTGGCGCTGCTGCTGACCGGCGTGGTCGACAACGCGCCGCGCATGCTGCAGATGGGCGACCGCACCGCGGTACCGCCTTACCAGTACGCCGCGACGCGCATCGGTTGCGACGACACGCCAGCCATCGTGCGCGCGTCCTGGCTGCGCGGCGTGTCCGCGCTGCCAAACGTGTTCGCGCACGAGTCCTTCATCGACGAGCTCGCGCATGAGGCCGGCGCCGATCCGCTGGCGTACCGCCTGCGCCACCTGCCTGATGCGCGCGCCACCGACCTGCTGCGCGCGCTGGCGGCGCATGCCGGCTGGCGCGAAGGCGCGCGCGGCACGCGTGGCCAGCCGGACGCGGATGGGCTGCTGCGTGGGCGCGGCGTGGCCTATGCCCGCTATATCCACAGCAAATTCCCGGGCTTTGGCGCCGCCTGGGCCGCCTGGGTGGTGGACCTGACGGTCGCGCCCGAAACCGGCCAGATCGTGGTGGAGCGGCTGGTGGTGGCGCAAGACACCGGCATGATGGTCAACCCCGACGGCGTGCGCCACCAGGTGCAGGGCAATGTGGTGCAGGCGCTTGGCCGCGTACTCAAGGAACAGGTGCGCTTTGACGCCAGCGGCGTGGCCAGCCGCGAATGGGGCAGCTATCCGCTGCTGACCTTTCCCGAGCTGCCGCCCATCGAAGTGTTGCTGATGCCGCGCCAGGAGGAAGCGCCGATGGGCGCGGGAGAATCCGCGTCGCTGCCGGGCGCGCCGGCTATTGCCAACGCGCTGTTCGATGCCACGGGGGTGCGGTTGCGGCGCGCGCCTTTCACGCCGGAGGCGGTGCTCGCGGCGCTGGCCGGCCAGCCCGCCTGA
- a CDS encoding MarR family winged helix-turn-helix transcriptional regulator encodes MSNSSARKTAAQKPAAADYDFTEQVGHLLRRAYQRHVAIFQQTIADSQLTAAQFVVMCAVNERGSCSLSEIVRATAIDQATVRGIIERLKARELVAVSHDTNDRRKVVVTVTPAGHALIEETVPFAHKISEQTFGDLNPAERVAITYLLRKMSEFDERDERGNAPDGEPE; translated from the coding sequence GTGTCCAACTCCTCCGCGCGCAAGACCGCCGCGCAAAAACCCGCCGCCGCCGACTACGATTTCACCGAGCAGGTCGGGCACCTCCTGCGGCGCGCCTACCAGCGCCATGTGGCGATCTTCCAGCAGACCATTGCCGACTCGCAGCTGACCGCGGCGCAGTTCGTGGTGATGTGCGCGGTCAACGAGCGCGGCTCGTGCTCGCTCAGCGAAATCGTGCGAGCCACCGCCATCGACCAGGCCACCGTGCGCGGCATCATCGAGCGCCTCAAGGCGCGCGAGCTGGTGGCCGTCTCGCACGACACCAATGACCGCCGCAAGGTCGTGGTCACGGTGACCCCGGCCGGCCATGCGCTGATCGAGGAGACCGTGCCGTTCGCGCACAAGATCTCCGAGCAGACGTTCGGCGACCTCAATCCCGCCGAGCGGGTGGCGATCACCTACCTGTTGCGCAAGATGAGCGAGTTCGACGAGCGCGACGAGCGCGGCAACGCACCAGACGGCGAGCCAGAGTAA